In Luteitalea sp. TBR-22, one genomic interval encodes:
- a CDS encoding 1-deoxy-D-xylulose-5-phosphate reductoisomerase: MIRLAILGSTGSIGVSALDVVAAHPDKLEVVGLAAGGNVAAMCAQAAVVRPRAIGMASDDSLRRVREALPADVGSAVEQWEVGREGLAAVATHPDVDVVLCACSGTEALEAVLAAIEAGKRIALANKEVLVMAGALVMAAARARGVDVLPVDSEHNAIHQCLAGHPRQHVRRLVLTASGGPFRTTPVEALATVTAADALSHPTWKMGRKITVDSATMMNKGLEVIEARWLFDMPADRIDVVIHPQSVVHSMVEFEDGSLLAQLGVTDMKLPIQYAFTWPDRWESPVPRLDWRQGLDLRFEVPDLDRFPCLRLAYEALRAGGAAPVVLNAANEIAVASFLEGLVPFTGIAATVGEVLEEASGRTLDAASLAAIRDVDAWARQRAAARLGTIESGRGLIA; encoded by the coding sequence ATGATCCGGCTCGCAATCCTCGGCAGCACCGGGTCGATCGGCGTGAGCGCCCTCGACGTCGTCGCGGCGCACCCCGACAAGCTGGAGGTCGTGGGCCTCGCGGCCGGCGGCAACGTCGCCGCGATGTGCGCGCAGGCTGCAGTCGTGCGGCCCCGCGCCATCGGGATGGCGAGCGATGACTCGCTGCGACGCGTGCGCGAGGCGCTCCCGGCCGACGTCGGGTCGGCGGTGGAGCAGTGGGAGGTCGGCCGCGAGGGACTCGCGGCGGTGGCCACCCACCCCGACGTGGACGTCGTGCTCTGTGCCTGTTCGGGCACCGAGGCGCTCGAGGCGGTGCTTGCGGCGATCGAGGCCGGCAAGCGGATTGCGCTCGCCAACAAGGAAGTACTCGTGATGGCCGGCGCGCTGGTGATGGCGGCCGCGCGTGCCCGTGGCGTCGACGTGCTGCCGGTCGACAGCGAGCACAACGCGATCCACCAATGCCTGGCCGGGCACCCGCGCCAACACGTGCGACGCCTCGTGCTGACCGCGTCAGGGGGCCCGTTCCGCACCACGCCGGTCGAGGCGCTCGCCACGGTGACGGCGGCCGACGCCCTGAGCCACCCGACGTGGAAGATGGGGCGCAAGATCACGGTGGACTCGGCGACGATGATGAACAAGGGCCTCGAGGTCATCGAAGCCCGCTGGCTCTTCGACATGCCCGCCGATCGGATCGACGTCGTGATCCACCCGCAATCGGTGGTGCACTCGATGGTCGAGTTCGAGGACGGTTCCCTGCTGGCGCAGCTCGGCGTCACCGACATGAAGCTGCCCATCCAGTACGCGTTCACCTGGCCCGACCGCTGGGAGAGCCCGGTGCCACGGCTGGACTGGCGGCAGGGACTCGACCTCCGCTTCGAGGTCCCGGATCTCGACCGCTTCCCGTGCCTGCGCCTCGCCTACGAGGCCCTGCGCGCCGGCGGGGCGGCGCCGGTCGTGTTGAACGCGGCCAACGAGATTGCCGTAGCGTCATTCCTGGAGGGCCTGGTGCCCTTCACGGGGATCGCCGCGACCGTGGGGGAGGTGCTCGAGGAGGCGTCCGGACGGACGCTCGACGCCGCTTCCCTCGCCGCGATCCGCGACGTCGATGCCTGGGCGCGGCAGCGGGCTGCCGCCAGGCTCGGCACGATAGAATCCGGACGAGGCCTCATCGCGTGA
- the rseP gene encoding RIP metalloprotease RseP has translation MTNLWAFLFVLGVLVFVHELGHFLLARWNGVRVLTFSLGFGPKLLKVVRGGTEYCISAIPLGGYVKMAGETPDDPRQGAPDEFLSKTKWQRFQILIAGPLMNLLLAVGLMTFVIWNGATEPAYEQRTPVVGRVLPGSPAEKAGIRAGDVILSFADKDVSTWQGLQMRVVPRANREVPIVISRGGQRQQLTVVPEAQTKYEIGDLGISPSVHPEVVQVQPGSAAEAAGLKPKDVILSFNGTDTTGFTLQQMIGEISKRAGQPVTLGILRGGQRLEVPATPRDQGGIGRLGINLSPFETVTIQPGFVQAIGLSVKQNWEWTAMIGEMLAGLFTAETSPKQLMGPLGIAEVAGGAAAISWAALFGTMAMVSLNLGLLNLLPIPILDGGHITILAIEGLARRDFSMRVKERMLMAGFAVLMLLMVTVIYNDLSRVEWLSRLLRRS, from the coding sequence GTGACCAATCTGTGGGCGTTTCTCTTCGTCCTGGGCGTGCTCGTGTTCGTGCACGAACTGGGACATTTCCTGCTCGCGCGCTGGAACGGCGTGCGCGTGCTGACGTTCTCGCTGGGCTTCGGACCGAAGCTCCTGAAGGTGGTGCGCGGGGGCACGGAGTACTGCATCAGCGCGATTCCGCTCGGCGGCTACGTGAAGATGGCCGGCGAGACCCCGGACGACCCCCGCCAGGGGGCGCCCGACGAGTTCCTGTCCAAGACCAAGTGGCAGCGGTTCCAGATCCTGATTGCCGGGCCGCTGATGAACCTGCTGCTCGCCGTCGGGCTGATGACGTTCGTCATCTGGAACGGCGCCACCGAGCCGGCCTACGAGCAGCGGACGCCCGTCGTCGGCCGCGTGCTGCCGGGCTCGCCGGCCGAGAAGGCGGGCATCCGCGCCGGCGACGTGATCCTGTCGTTTGCCGACAAGGACGTCTCGACGTGGCAGGGCCTGCAGATGCGGGTCGTGCCCCGCGCCAACCGCGAAGTGCCGATCGTCATCAGCCGCGGCGGTCAGCGGCAGCAGCTCACCGTGGTGCCCGAGGCGCAGACCAAGTACGAGATCGGCGACCTGGGCATCTCGCCGTCGGTGCACCCGGAAGTGGTGCAGGTGCAGCCGGGGAGCGCCGCCGAGGCGGCCGGGCTCAAGCCGAAGGACGTGATCCTGTCGTTCAACGGCACCGACACGACCGGCTTCACGCTGCAGCAGATGATCGGGGAGATCAGCAAGCGCGCCGGCCAGCCGGTCACCCTCGGCATCCTGCGCGGTGGCCAGAGGCTCGAGGTGCCGGCCACGCCGCGTGACCAGGGCGGGATCGGACGGCTCGGCATCAACCTGAGTCCCTTCGAGACGGTCACCATCCAGCCCGGCTTCGTGCAGGCCATCGGCCTGAGCGTCAAGCAGAACTGGGAATGGACGGCGATGATCGGCGAGATGCTGGCCGGCCTGTTCACGGCCGAGACCTCGCCCAAGCAGCTGATGGGGCCGCTGGGCATCGCCGAGGTCGCCGGCGGCGCGGCGGCGATCAGCTGGGCCGCGCTCTTCGGGACGATGGCGATGGTCAGCCTGAACCTCGGCCTGCTGAACCTCCTGCCCATCCCGATCCTCGACGGTGGGCACATCACCATCCTGGCCATCGAGGGCCTGGCGCGCCGCGATTTCAGCATGCGCGTGAAGGAGCGGATGCTGATGGCCGGGTT